A window of Chitinophaga sp. MM2321 contains these coding sequences:
- a CDS encoding TonB-dependent receptor, translated as MKCTFNFTGMMLKYAFLLMLPSALWLQSTAQNASPGSIKGVVTDAEGRQLPGVNIKVQGTTTGTASDVSGKFSLQAAGNSVLIFSFLGYTTREEPVNGRDQINVILQQESRTLGDVVVVGYGSQKRVNVIGSVATINSKDLTAAPVANISNAIAGRLPGAVVQQSNGEPGNDGAAILIRGQATLGNNTPLVVVDGIPGRSLNSINPQDVESINILKDAAAAIYGSRAANGVILVTTKSGKKMPLSVNYSFFQGSLSPTRLPKMADAATYAQMLREAQSYANVDESNMKYSKEDVEKFRSGNFPWTHPNTNWFDAALAKNTGTRNHNVALNGGNEAVNYYVSFGTQKDDGIFKNSATAYERYNMKARVDAKVNEFITLGLDINGVQENKEYPSVSADFNFEGVVKSLPTTPALYPNGSPGPDLGYGQNPVVTSGNLTGFDNTKRYQANTMFTATVKIPGVKGLTVSSYYAYDLNLGQRKLFQKPWTLYQLDESAYLSAGNTGVEDGSDFLTGIVKGTSEPWLRNFSDNAATKTFNIKTEYTRSFDQHNLNLFVAYETSEYEGKGFEAYRRYFISDQLPYLFAGGDEEKNNNEWVSIDARKNYFGRLSYDYKETYLFQFSYRRDGSLRFSKESGRWGNFPSVLMGWKVSNENFWKDNVKFVDFLKLKASWGQLGNDLVQPFQYLSTYSLSNGYVIGGDRSYYTGLSQAGASNPAITWEVANVYNAGIESMLFNSKMRFDLDFFFQRRNNILVKRNASVPDFTGIQLPDENFGIVDNKGFELALGYTDHAGDFSYSVNGNVAFARNSVVEFDEPARKVPWQVRTGHPQGTALLYKAIGIFRDQAQVDATPHVSGARPGDIIIEDYDNDGEITTDDRILYPKTTNPEITYGFSFNVTYKNFSLSGLVQGAGNAMRRMYFDLQGFAGNYFAYDAEGRWTPDNIDADKPRAFDRNDAYWRDNYLTSYSFQNAAYARLKNLQLTYNVPEHIRSRIRLRDAQLYVSGQNLLFLYSGNKMADPELGGISTGGSAVTPVSRVLLSYPIMRVVAVGARITL; from the coding sequence ATGAAATGCACATTTAATTTTACCGGCATGATGCTGAAATATGCTTTCCTGCTGATGCTGCCTTCCGCTTTATGGTTACAGAGTACGGCGCAGAATGCGTCTCCTGGGAGCATTAAAGGCGTGGTTACAGATGCCGAGGGGAGACAATTACCTGGCGTGAACATTAAAGTACAAGGAACTACTACTGGTACTGCTTCGGATGTAAGTGGAAAATTTTCACTACAGGCCGCGGGTAACAGTGTGCTGATCTTTTCCTTCCTGGGTTATACCACCCGCGAGGAGCCGGTTAATGGCAGGGATCAGATCAACGTTATTCTGCAGCAGGAAAGCAGAACGTTGGGCGATGTGGTGGTGGTGGGCTATGGCTCACAGAAACGGGTGAATGTAATCGGTTCTGTAGCTACTATCAATAGTAAGGACCTTACAGCTGCTCCCGTGGCTAATATCTCAAACGCCATTGCCGGACGCTTGCCTGGTGCGGTTGTACAGCAATCGAACGGAGAGCCTGGAAATGATGGTGCAGCCATCCTCATCAGAGGACAAGCAACACTGGGAAACAATACACCACTGGTAGTAGTGGATGGAATACCCGGTAGAAGTCTCAACTCCATCAACCCCCAGGATGTTGAAAGTATCAATATCCTGAAGGATGCAGCCGCCGCCATTTATGGCTCCAGGGCTGCTAACGGCGTTATCCTGGTAACCACCAAAAGCGGTAAAAAGATGCCGCTGTCAGTGAATTACAGCTTCTTTCAGGGATCCCTTTCTCCTACCCGTTTGCCTAAAATGGCGGATGCGGCTACCTATGCACAAATGCTCCGGGAAGCCCAGTCATATGCAAATGTGGATGAATCAAATATGAAATATTCCAAAGAAGATGTGGAGAAATTCCGCTCAGGTAATTTCCCCTGGACACATCCCAACACCAATTGGTTTGACGCCGCTTTGGCAAAAAATACTGGTACACGCAATCATAATGTAGCCCTCAATGGCGGAAATGAAGCGGTAAACTATTATGTTTCCTTTGGTACACAGAAAGACGATGGCATATTCAAAAATTCTGCTACCGCATATGAAAGGTATAATATGAAAGCAAGGGTGGATGCTAAGGTCAACGAATTTATTACACTGGGCCTCGACATTAACGGGGTACAGGAAAATAAAGAATATCCTTCTGTAAGTGCTGATTTTAACTTTGAAGGCGTGGTGAAAAGCTTGCCTACAACGCCTGCTTTATATCCCAATGGTTCACCAGGACCGGATCTGGGATATGGTCAGAACCCGGTGGTTACTTCCGGCAACCTCACTGGATTTGACAATACCAAACGGTATCAGGCAAATACTATGTTCACCGCTACCGTAAAGATCCCCGGGGTGAAAGGACTCACCGTATCCAGTTACTATGCATATGATCTCAATTTAGGCCAGCGTAAACTTTTTCAGAAGCCGTGGACGCTCTATCAGCTTGACGAATCTGCTTATCTGTCTGCCGGTAATACAGGTGTTGAAGATGGCTCAGACTTCCTGACAGGAATCGTGAAAGGCACATCTGAACCCTGGCTCCGGAACTTTAGTGACAATGCTGCTACAAAAACGTTTAACATCAAAACAGAGTATACACGGAGTTTTGATCAGCATAACCTGAACCTGTTTGTTGCCTATGAAACTTCCGAGTACGAAGGAAAAGGCTTCGAAGCATACCGTCGTTATTTTATCAGTGATCAGCTGCCTTATTTGTTTGCAGGTGGAGATGAAGAGAAGAATAATAACGAATGGGTTTCCATAGATGCCAGGAAAAATTATTTTGGAAGATTAAGTTACGATTATAAAGAAACATACCTGTTCCAGTTCTCCTACCGCCGCGATGGTTCTCTTCGTTTTTCCAAAGAAAGTGGCCGCTGGGGTAATTTTCCCAGTGTGCTGATGGGTTGGAAGGTATCTAATGAAAATTTCTGGAAAGATAATGTGAAGTTTGTCGATTTCCTGAAACTGAAAGCATCCTGGGGACAGTTAGGAAACGACCTTGTACAGCCTTTCCAATACCTGTCTACTTATTCTCTCAGCAATGGTTACGTAATAGGTGGGGATAGATCATACTATACAGGGCTTAGTCAGGCCGGCGCCTCTAACCCTGCTATTACCTGGGAAGTGGCCAATGTGTATAATGCTGGTATAGAGTCGATGTTGTTCAATAGCAAAATGAGATTTGACCTTGACTTTTTCTTCCAGCGGCGCAATAATATCCTGGTAAAGCGGAATGCGTCTGTACCGGATTTTACGGGGATTCAGTTGCCGGATGAAAACTTCGGGATCGTAGATAATAAAGGCTTTGAACTGGCGCTGGGATATACGGATCATGCGGGCGACTTTTCTTACTCCGTTAATGGTAACGTTGCCTTTGCCCGTAACTCAGTAGTTGAATTTGATGAACCAGCCCGCAAAGTGCCCTGGCAGGTACGCACCGGCCATCCACAAGGCACGGCATTGCTGTATAAAGCTATCGGCATATTCCGCGATCAGGCACAGGTTGACGCCACACCGCATGTGTCAGGAGCGCGCCCAGGTGATATCATTATTGAGGACTATGACAATGATGGAGAGATTACCACGGACGATAGAATATTGTATCCTAAAACGACCAATCCGGAGATCACCTATGGCTTCTCTTTTAACGTTACCTATAAGAATTTTAGTCTGAGCGGACTGGTACAGGGAGCCGGTAATGCCATGAGAAGAATGTACTTTGATCTGCAGGGATTTGCGGGCAACTACTTTGCCTACGATGCAGAAGGAAGATGGACTCCGGATAATATAGATGCGGACAAGCCAAGGGCTTTTGACAGGAACGATGCTTACTGGCGCGATAATTATCTCACCAGTTATTCCTTTCAGAACGCTGCTTATGCCAGGTTAAAGAATTTACAACTTACCTATAATGTGCCTGAACATATTCGTAGTAGGATTCGTTTAAGAGATGCCCAGTTATATGTTTCCGGACAGAACCTCTTGTTCCTCTATTCCGGCAATAAAATGGCCGATCCGGAACTGGGTGGTATCAGTACGGGTGGATCTGCTGTAACGCCTGTCAGCAGGGTATTACTGAGTTATCCGATTATGAGGGTAGTGGCTGTTGGGGCCAGGATCACTTTGTAA
- a CDS encoding RagB/SusD family nutrient uptake outer membrane protein yields the protein MKINTSFIKILLLVVVSLAACNKDTILDKTPQDQYSDASMWMDIKLADRFLLDVYNRSLRGAFGYLSLASLTDESHDTHGFGSENYLQGNITSSNTLPFGSWSLDHLTWKGLFGTIQQINVFVENIDRVPEAYSKDQQATIAEQATRMKGEAIFLRAFCYAQMARNFGGLPLFTAPFKIGDDYLSIKRATFKETVDFIAAQCDEAAALLEDKPDMEAGRTNKGAALALKSRMLLFAASDLTADGTAESEYVGYKGADRTALWQAAKDASKAVMDLHTYSLHDFGAPDKKAVAENFFNFFKAKDLSSNEIIWGKLFLKDVGSRNQMNLINGTNGFVMYGCNAPTANLADAFQMEDGSTFTDHFTVDNQGYYKNVSGKYTNNNIYYSREPRFYATILYDSAVWQKRFPDLAQRDPLGIYDRRTRIIMQNGQETSKIYGIDTRQGPVDGDDGTYTGYTFKKFLDDKVYGTETNNNDNVWIEFRYAEVLLNYAEACIGLNQAGEATPHINAVRNRAGLPNFQGDITRALRHERQVEFVYEEVRWYDMRRWKILDEGLADAKGVDIVEINNKDNGKITTTWRQIQVQDRGSSQKRIYWLPLPIDEMNKAPQLVQNPGY from the coding sequence ATGAAAATCAATACATCATTTATAAAAATATTGCTCCTGGTTGTTGTATCGCTCGCTGCATGCAATAAGGACACTATATTGGATAAAACGCCGCAGGATCAATATTCTGATGCCTCGATGTGGATGGATATTAAACTGGCAGACAGGTTTCTGCTGGATGTGTACAACCGCAGCCTGCGGGGTGCATTCGGATATTTATCCCTGGCCTCGCTCACGGATGAATCACATGATACGCATGGTTTCGGATCTGAGAATTACTTGCAGGGAAATATCACCTCCAGTAATACACTCCCTTTCGGAAGCTGGAGCCTCGATCATCTCACCTGGAAAGGTCTTTTCGGAACGATACAGCAAATCAATGTTTTCGTGGAGAATATTGACAGGGTGCCGGAAGCCTATAGCAAAGATCAGCAGGCTACCATCGCAGAGCAGGCGACCCGCATGAAAGGAGAAGCTATTTTCCTCCGGGCATTCTGTTATGCGCAGATGGCGCGTAATTTTGGTGGCTTGCCGCTTTTTACAGCGCCTTTTAAGATAGGGGATGATTATCTTTCTATCAAACGTGCTACTTTCAAGGAAACGGTTGATTTTATTGCGGCCCAATGTGATGAAGCAGCAGCTCTTTTGGAGGATAAACCGGATATGGAAGCCGGTCGTACCAATAAAGGCGCCGCATTGGCACTTAAATCAAGGATGTTGTTGTTTGCCGCCAGCGATCTGACTGCAGATGGTACAGCAGAAAGTGAATATGTAGGTTATAAAGGGGCAGACAGAACTGCACTATGGCAGGCCGCAAAGGATGCATCGAAAGCAGTGATGGATTTGCATACTTATTCCCTTCATGATTTCGGCGCGCCGGATAAAAAAGCGGTAGCAGAAAATTTCTTCAATTTCTTTAAAGCAAAAGATCTGTCCAGCAATGAAATTATTTGGGGAAAATTATTTCTCAAAGACGTAGGTAGCCGTAACCAGATGAATCTCATCAATGGCACAAACGGGTTTGTGATGTATGGTTGTAATGCACCCACTGCCAACCTCGCAGATGCTTTTCAGATGGAAGACGGTTCCACCTTTACGGATCATTTCACAGTGGACAATCAGGGATATTACAAGAATGTTTCCGGCAAGTACACTAATAATAATATTTACTATAGCCGGGAACCCAGGTTTTATGCAACCATCCTGTACGACAGTGCCGTGTGGCAGAAACGGTTTCCGGATCTGGCACAGCGTGATCCGTTGGGAATATATGACCGCCGCACCCGTATCATTATGCAGAATGGGCAGGAAACCAGTAAAATATACGGCATAGATACCCGTCAGGGACCAGTAGATGGAGATGACGGCACCTATACCGGATACACCTTTAAAAAGTTCCTGGACGATAAAGTATATGGTACCGAAACAAACAATAACGACAACGTATGGATTGAATTCCGTTATGCAGAAGTGTTGCTCAATTACGCCGAAGCTTGTATTGGACTTAATCAGGCCGGAGAAGCTACTCCGCATATCAATGCAGTAAGAAACCGCGCCGGATTACCGAACTTCCAGGGTGATATCACCAGGGCCTTACGCCATGAAAGACAGGTAGAGTTTGTGTATGAAGAAGTCAGGTGGTATGATATGAGAAGATGGAAAATACTGGATGAAGGCCTGGCTGATGCCAAAGGAGTGGATATTGTGGAAATCAATAATAAGGATAACGGAAAAATAACTACTACCTGGAGGCAAATCCAGGTGCAGGATCGTGGTTCATCGCAGAAGAGAATTTACTGGCTGCCACTTCCGATCGATGAAATGAATAAGGCGCCACAACTAGTGCAGAATCCTGGCTATTAA